CGACGGGGCTCCGCATGACGTTCTTTTCGCCTGCTAGCTACACACCGCCTACGTCGTTGAGCAGATCAGAAAACGTTGCGTGGAATAAGCTGAAAGGCAGGCAGTGGTAATACTTATATTGCCCGCCTACCCGCTTTCGACTTTTGCCATGCGCCTGCGCTACCTTTTTCCGTTTATCGCCGCCTCGGCCCTGAGCACTTCGGCCGCTGCCCAACAAGAAGCCAAAGCGCGCAAGCTGCACGAGCAGGTTTTTACGGTTGATACGCACGCCGACACCCCGATGAACCTGGTAAAGCCGGGCTTCGACCTGACCAAAGACCACGACCCTGCCGAAGCCAAGCTCGACTTTCCGAAGCTGAAGCGCGGCGGGCTCGATGCGGTATTCTGGGCGGTGTACATGGGGCAAGGGCCGCGCACGCCCGAGGGCAACGCCGCGGCCAAGCAGGAGGCGCTCAAGATTTTCGAGGCCATCCACGCGGCCATCAAAGCGCACCCCTTGGAAATAGCCTTGGCTACCACGCCCGCCCAGGCCGTGCGCATTCGCAAGGCCGGCAAGCGGGCCATCTTCATCGGCATCGAGAATGGCTACCCCATGGGCCGCGACCTAGGGCTGCTGCGGCAGTACTACAACCTGGGGGCGCGCTACCTGACGCTGTGCCACGGCACCAACAACGACCTCTGCGACTCCAGCACCGACCCCAACGGCCCCGAATACCAGGGCCTGAGCCTCCTGGGCGTGCAGGCCGTAGCCGAAATGAACCGCCTGGGCATGATGGTGGATATTTCGCACACCTCCGACTCCACGTTCTACGATGTGCTGCGGGTGTCGAAAGCCCCCATCATTGCCTCGCACTCGGCGGCGCGGGCCATCAGCGACGTACCCCGCAACCTCTCCGACGACATGCTGCGCGCCCTGGCCCGGCACGGCGGCGTGGTACAGCTCAACTTGTTCAGCCCCTATGTGCGCCCGCTGCCGCCCGACGCCGTGCGCGATGCCGCGGTGCAGGCGTTCAACAGCAAATGGAAGATCAAGAACTTCCTGAACGTGTACAGCCTGCCCGAGGCCGAGCAAAAGCTGGCGCTGGCCGAAATGGATGAGCTGAGCAAACGCTTTCCGGTGCCGCTGGCTACCGTGCAGGATGCCGCCAACCAGATCGACCACATTGTGCGCGTAGCCGGCATCGACCACGTGGGCATCGGCGGCGACTTCGACGGCGGCACCGAGCTCGACGGCCTGCGCGACGTGGGCGAGTACCCCAACCTTTCGATTGAACTGGTGCGGCGCGGCTACTCGCGGCGCGATATCGAGAAGATTTGGAGCGGCAACCTGTTCCGGGTGATGCGCGCCGTGGAAAAGGCCCGGGCGGCCGGGCCCGCAGCTGCCGCCGGCCAGTAGCCGCCGGCGCACCTAGGGCCCCGGCTCTGGAGCCGGGCTAGGATTGCTGCTGCAGCCAGTCGTAGGCCGAGGCCAGGTCGTCGAAGGCAGCTACCACGGGGTTGGTGAGCAGCACGTGCAGCCGGTCGAAGGTTTCGCGCCCGATAAAGTAGTGCTGCGAGTACACCCACGCCACGTAGCGCAAGCCCGCGTTGCGGATGGTGGGCAGCCACTCGGTTAGGGCCCAGCGCACGGCCTCCTGGTTGGGCCGGAGCACCTGCGAAATATCGCAGAGCACTTTGGGGGTGTTTTCTTCGCGCAGGGCCTGCCCAACGAGGGCGCAGCTTTCCTGTACTTGCTCCAACGTGGGCGTACCGTACCACTCGAGGTACAACCAATCCGTGGATTCGTCGTGCGAAAGAGCAAGCACCGGAGATTCGTGAAGCAATCGGGTGACCATGAATTGTGCGGCTAAGTACTAAGTAGCTGAACGGGGCGCAAAACTAGGCTTTCATAACCGATTGACCATGAAATTATTATGCATTAACTCAATTTTCGCCTCTTGATTGCAGCCAACGGCGTCTTTCTTTAGCCACAAAAAAGCCCCTGCACTGCTGCAGGGGCCTGTTTTTGCAGTAACTACCTAGGGCGCTGCTGGTTGGGCGCGTGCACCCGGCAATTGGCGCTGGCCGGCTAAGCCACGTTGGCCAGCCACGTCACCTTGAAAAACCGCCGGTGCACCTCAAGGGCCCGCCACAGGGCATGGCGCACGGCCTCGGCCCCAACGGCGCGCGTGAGGCTGATGTCGTGGCGAAAGAACTGATCGGCCAGCCAGCGGGCCGTGCGGGCCGTGCCCCACGATGCCCACAGCGGGTAAGGCAAATCCCAGCGCCACGGTACATCAATACCGGGCTCTGGCTGCACCAGCAAGCAAACTTCGGCTACTGAACCACTGGTTTCTATAAAAGCGCGGACGCGGGAAGTTGAAGGAGTCATGGTGGTTGGGGGGGTAAGAAATAGCAAAACTGAACCAGCAGCCAGGCGGGCACACCGGCCTTATCCGGCCACCGTTGCTCCGGCGGAGCAGGGCATTCGGCTAGTAAAACACACGGCAAACGAATGGCACAGTCCAATGACTGGCTTGTCCCGCACGGCCTCACTGCCGAGGCCGCCCGGGCACCGGGCATGGCTACGGAGGCGCAGGCCCCGTACCCATCGGGAACGATTGTACGCAATCAACGCACTCTGGGCTACGCATTTGCGCACTTTTTCGGCAAATACGTAGGCTTGTACCCCTCCATTGCCCTTGCACTGTAGCCGCTGCTGCCGGCAAAGCATGCGTGTGCCGGGCACCTAGGTTTTGTCCAAGCTCAACCATTGCGCCACGCCCCCAAAGCACAACGGCCACCCTCCGGGCGGAGGGTGGCCGTTGGCAAACCACGGGGTTGGGGGCTGCCGGTTAGCAGTTGCCGTCGGGGCCGCAGGCGGGGCCATCGGCCAGGGGCACCACGGCTTTGGGCTGGGCCGGCTTAAACTCTTCGTACACCTTTTCGAGCACTTCCTGAAATAGCTCCGCCGGCTGCGCGCCCGACACGGCGTACTTGTCGTTGAACACGAAGAACGGCACGCCGCGCACCCCAATCTGCTGGGCTTGGTACTCGTCGTGGCGCACTTCCTGGGCAAAGGCATCGGAGGCCAGCGTGCGGCTTACCTCCTCGGCCGCCAGGCCCAGCTCGGCACCTAGGGTTTGCAGCGTGGCCACGTCGTCGATGTTCAGGCCTTCCTCCAGATACGCCTTAAACAGGCGCTCCTTGGCAGCATCCTGCTTGCCGTGCTGGGCGGCCAGGTGCACCAGCCGATGCGCCCGGAAGGTGTTGGCCGGCACGGCAATATCAAAATTGAACCGGAGGCCAACCTCGGCGGCGGTCTGGGTCATGTCGGCGCACATTTGGCGGGCCCAGGCCTCGGAGCGGCCGTATTTGGCGGCCAGGCGGCCGTACAGCTGCTCGCCGGGGGCGGTTTGGGTGTTGGCGTCGAGCTCGAAGCTGTGCCACACCACCTCCACCTCGTCGGCGTGGGCAAACTGCTGCAAGGCTGCCTCAAAGCGGCGCTTGCCGATGTAACAGAACGGGCAAACTATATCGGACCAGATTTCTACTTTCATCTCGCGGGGCAAAAGGTTTGGTGGCAATAAGCCAATTGCTGCCCGAAAAGTTTACCGCCCGCACCTGGAGCGGTGGCAAATCGGAGCACGGGCTTAACTTCCGGCCATGCAACCAACCTTCAGCTTCCGGGCGCGCCTGCAGCCCAACGGCCTCGGCTTCATGCCCATGCTTATACTGATTGTGCCGGAAGACGTGGTGGAGGGCCTCGGGGGCAAAAGCGTGAAGCGCGTGATAGGCACGCTCAACGGCTTTGCCATTCGGCGCGGCCTGCTGCCCATGCGCACCGGCGAGCGGTACCTGATGGTAAGCAAAGCCCTGCTGAAGCAAGCCAACCTGCAAGTGGGCGCCGAGGTAACCATTACCCTCAGCCCCGACCCCGACCCCAACTATGTGGAGCTGCCCGAGGAGTTTGCCGAGGGCCTGGCCGAGTGGCCCGAAGCCGAGCAGGCGTTTGCCCGCCTTACGCCGGGGCGGCAGCGCAACCTGGCGCACTACATCGGCACGGCCAAGCGCCCCGAAACGCGGGTGCAGCGGGTGCTTGGCGTGCTGCACCAGCTGGCCACCGGCGGCAACCCCTTCCGGCCTCCCAAAATGCTGCCGGCGTAACCAGTAGCGCCGTTTTCGTTGTTAATCAGCTGGTTGAAGCCGAATGGGCTTAACAAAAACACCACACCTGGGCAGTAACCTTGGGGCTGCGGGCGGGGTACATCCCCACTCACCATAGCATCTGGTGCCATGAACCTACTGCTACTGTTTTGCCTGCTTGCTCTTTGCCTGTATGCCTTCCGCGACGGCGTGTGGAAGCGCGACCAATGGGCCCTGACGGGCTTGCCCAAGCCCGATAACCCGCCCGTGCCGCTGCCCGCTCCTGCCGTGTACCAGCTGCGCACGCCCAAGGCCTCGCCGCCCGCCCGCCCCCACGACCCGCGCCTGAGCTCGGTGCTGCTCGATGGCTACCGCCCCCTCCCGGGCGAGCCGGCACCTAGGGAGCAGGCCCCGCAACCGGCCGCCGAGCCGGTGCCGGCGGCCTGACCCACCCCAACTTTCGGAACAGCTTTCGCGGAAAAACCTGCTGTGGCGGCGCACTGCGCCACCAGCAGCTCGTGGCTTCGGGGGCCTGGGCAAAACGCGCGGCGCCGCGGTGCGTACCCATTAGCCAGTGGCCGCGCATTCCTTCCCCTAGTTTCGTTCCGAAGCCTATGCTTACTACCCCGTCGCCCACTTTCCCCATCGAGCGGCTGCAAGCGGCCCTCGATGCCGCCCACGTTGGCGTGTGGGAAATGACCCTGCCCGAACGCCGCCCCTTGTGGTCGGGGCAGTGCAAGGTGCTGTTTGGCTTTGCCCCCGATCAGGACATCACCTTTGAGCAGGTGTTGGCCGCCGTGCACCCGCAAGACCGCCCCCGCCTGCAGCAAACCGTTGCCCAGGCCTGCAACCCGGCCGGCACGGGCCGCTACGAAAACGAGTACCGCGTGCTGGAGCCCGGCTACCACGGCCGCACCCGCTGGATTCGGTCCGTGGGCAGCGCCGTGTTCAACCCGGAGCGCACTGCCGCCGTGCTGCTGCAGGGCTTTTGCATCGACATTACGGAGAGCAAGCACACGGCCGCCCAGGCGCAGCAGCAGCAGCAACAGTTCGAGTTTCTGGCCGAATCGATTCCGGATATGCTGTGGATAGCCCGGCCCGACGGCAGCATTACGTACTTCAACAAGCGCTGGTCGGAGTACACCGGCATCACGCTGGAGGAAGGCCTGGAGTGGGGCTGGGGCCCCGCCATGCACCCCGACGATTTATCGGCCACCATTGCCGCGCTCAACCGCTCACTGCAATCGGGCCAGCCCTACGAAAAGGAGTTCCGGATGAAGTCGCGCACGGGCGAGTACCGCTGGTTTATGGGCCGCGGCCTGCCCCTGCTCGATGCCGAGGGCCACATACTGCAGTGGTTTGGCACCTGCACCGATATTCATGAGCAACACCTGCTGCGCGAGCAGCTGCAGGCCCGCGAGGCGCAGTTTCGGGCCATATCCAACACCATTCCGCAATTGGCCTGGATGACCGAGGCCTCGGGCGCCATTGTGTGGTACAACCAGCGCTGGTACGACTACACCGGCACTACCCTGGAGCAAATGCAGGGCTGGGGCTGGGAAAAAGTGCATCACCCCGAGCACTACCAGCGCGTGTACCAGCGCTGGGCGCAAGCCCTCGAAACCGGCGAGCCCTGGCAGGATGTGTTTCCGCTGCGGGGCCGCACGGGCGAGTACCGCTGGTTTTTGTCGCAGGCGGCGCCGCTGCGCGATGCCGCCGGCAACATTACCCGCTGGTTTGGCACCAACACCGATATTACCAACCTGCACGAGCTGCCCTACGCCAACAACCTGCAGGCATTGTAGCCGCACCCAGGGCCTGGGTTTACTTTTGGCGGGGATTGTAGCCCAACGTTACGGCGGCCGGCTACGTTTACCCCCTAAAACCCATTTAATCCATGGCCGAGTCGGTTGTCATTTCTGAGCCTTACGGCGACGTGCTGCTGATGCCGGACGTGCCCTGCGTGGCCGTGCGGTGGCACAGCTTTGCCAACAGCGCCCAGTTTCGCTCGCTCATGGACGAAGCCCTGGCCTACTACACCCGCGAGGCGCAGCAAACCTGGCCCTTGGGCTGGCTGTTCGATTTGCGCAAGATGAGCGCCCTGGTGCCCGCCGACCAGCTGTGGCTCGAAACCGACTGGAACCCGCGCGCCTACAGCCTGGGCGTGCGGCACATCGGCATGGTATCGTCGGAAAACATTTTCGGGCGCATTGCCGCGCAGGTGTACGCCGCCAACACCACCGCCCGCGAGGATTACGTGCTGGAGCCCGAAATCCTGGGCACCCTGGAGGAAACCAAGCGCTGGGTGCGCCGCAATTTGTAGCCACCGCTGCCCGCGCGCCTTGCGTTGCCGCTACCTTTGCCGGCCTATGCGCCGTTGTGTTTTTCCGCTGCTTGTTGCCCTGGCGTTGGTGGCCTCGTCGTGCGTGGAGCGCTTGTACGCTGTGCGCGAGCAGGTGCCCGCCGTTTTGCAAACCCACCGCACGGTGGCCGTGCTGCCTTTTCAGGTTCGCGTGGAGCGGCCCTGGCTGGCCAATTTCACCTTCGACGACCTAGGCCTGTCCGAAGCCGAGTTCGACCGCCGGCAGGCCGCCGAAATCCGCACCCTGGCCTACGGCCTGCAAGCCGAGCTAACTGCGCGGCTGCAGCAGCAAAGCTGGCGCGTGCAGTTTCAGGCCGTGGCCGAAACCAACCACCGCCTGCAGCAAGCCGGCATTCCGCTCGACAGCCTGCAGTACCGCAGCACCGAGGAGCTGCAGCGGGTGTTGGGCGTTGATGCCGTGCTGGCCGGCGAAACGCGGGTGGTGCAATCGTTGCCCGGCCCCTTGGCCGTGCTGATGCTGTTTGCCCCCACCGACCCAAGCGAGGCGCCGCTCAACGTGGTGCGCTCCTACCTCTCGGTGTACGACGGCCGCACCGGGCAACTGGCCTGGCGCTTCAGCCACGAGCAAACCGGCAACGCGGTAATCAGCGCCAAAAACCTAGGCAAAGAGCTGGCCAAGCGCGCCCACACGGCCCTGCCCTACCGCCAGTAACCGGGCCGGCACCTAGGGCTGAACGCAGTCGCCGGCATTCGGCAGAGCGCCAATCCGCTATCCTTATTTCAGCTGAATGGACACGACCAGATCGTTGCCGCTCACCCGAAACTTGCACTCATCGAAGCGGGGCGGGGCCAGCTTGGGGCGCACGTTGTTGGAGAAGGCATAGGGCTCGGTCGGGATGCCCATGAAGTTCTTGTCGAGCTTGTCGTTGTTGTTTACGTCCTGCGTAATGGCCACGGCCCACTCGCCGTGGGGCAGCTGCACGGGCAGGGTAATGCGGTCTTGCCCATCGGGGCGCACCACTTTAAAGAAGGCGTACTGCTTGGGCTGCAGAAACGACTCGCGCACGTTGTAGAAGTACAGCTTCACGGCCGACTCTTTCGAAGCCAGCCTGGAAACCACCACCGTTACCGACGAGGTAGCTACCGGCGCGTGGGGGGCGGCGGGCAGCAAAGCCGCCAGCGGATTACCCACGGCGGCAACGAGAGCAAGCTGAAATAAAGTCATTGAAGGAGCACTGAATACCGGACACTAACGGGCAAACCCTAAGCTACTAAATTTTAGTACGTAATGCCCGGTTTTGTGGCTGCCCTAGGTGCATTGCCCGCCGGTGGGCGTAAGGAGCCCAACCGCGCTGCCGCCAACCCGCCCGCGGTTGGGTTTCGGGGTGCAGTTGGGCAAAAAACACCGGCCTGCCGCTGCTTCAGCTACTGCACAGCTGCCGCACGAAATCGGTGGCCAGCTGCAGGGTTTCGGTGGGTGCTTCTTTGTGCGGCGTGTGGGCGGCCCCGGGCAGCAGCACGCTGCGGGCGGGGCCGCCGGCCTGCCGGGCAATGGCTTGCACCTGCGCCGCGGTGCCGTACTCGTCGGCCTCGCCTTGCAGCACCAGCAGCGGGCACTGCACACGGGGCAGGTAGCTTTCGATGTTCCAGCTGCGGAAGGCGGGGGCCAGCCAGGTACCGGCCCAGGCCCGGAACACGGCGTCGGTTTTGGAGCCGTGGTAGCGGGCCAGCCGCTCGGGCAGGTTGGTGCTGCGGTACTGCTGCTGCGCCGCCCGTATGCCGGCCAGGGTAAGGTCTTCGACGAACACGTGCGCGCCTTCGGTAATTACGCCCACCACCCGCTCGGGGTGCAGGGCGGCGGCCAACAGGGCAATGCTGCCGCCATCGGAGTGCCCGAACAGGATGGCCTGCTCTAGCTGGCAGGCATCGAGCACTTGCCGCAGCACCGGGGCCTCCTGCTCCAGGTAGCGGTTGGTGCGGGCCTCATCGGCAAAGGCCGACGACTGACCGTAGCCGCGGCGGTCGTACACCAGCGCGGGGCAGCCCGTGGCAGCGGCCAGGCGCGCCGGAAAGTCGCGCCACAGCCGGATGCAGCCCAACGAATCGTGCAGAAACACCAGCGTGGGGCGTGGGGCCGCAGCTGGGCTGGCGGGCAGCAGGCGCTGCACGCGCAGCGTGTAGCCCGCAGCAAAGCCTAGGTCGGTTTCGGTAATGATCAGCTCGGCAGGGGTCATGGGCGCAAAGCTACCCCACGCTGCGCAACCAGTTTTTGGCGTTTTCGGGGTTATCAAACAGGCGCATTTCGAACTGGTTGCCGATGCGCCGGTGCAAATCCTGCACGGATAGCTGCCCAAAGATGCCCGGCGACAACACCTGCGCGAAGTAGCGCAGTCCGGCCTCGATGGTAAGCGGCGTCCACACGTTGGCTATCCACTCGTTGGCTTCGGAAAACGGCCCCACCAGCTCGCTGTGGTCGTTCAGCAGTTTGGCGCAGGGCTCTTCGCGCAGCATGTCGAGGTAAGCCATGCCGCCTTCCATCACGGTGCTCAGGGTTTGAATGCCCGACCAGCGGGCGCAAATCCAGCCCTCGTGGCGGTTGCGCTCGGCCGTAAGGTACACGTAGCCATCGGGCCGGTGAAAGGTGGTAACGGAGGTAGAGACGGGTTGCATAGCAGGTAGCGAGCAGATAGCACACGCCTTCAACGAAGACGGGCACCGTTCGGCCACAACATAGTACAGCAAACCAGAATTACGCGCATCCGCCGCCAGGCGGCAGCCCGCACCTAGGGCCGCAGCTCAACCTTAGTGGGGCGCCCTGCGTAAGCTAGCATCCATTCGCCCTCTTTTCCACAACCAACACCAACGCCCGGTAACTCCGCCTAGCAGCGCAGCAGCCGGGCGTTGTGCTTGTGGGCCCGGCTTGCCGGCACAGGGCCGCGCCCGGGGCCCAATGGCGGTTACTCCTTGCCGCCTTGCTCCTCGGCGTCTTCCAGCTTCGAGGCGTGGTAAATCTCGTCGAACAGCAACTCCATCTGGTACACCTCGGTGTTGGGGTTCATCGACCACTCCACGAAGGCGCGGGTATACACTTTCAACACTTCTTCGCAACTGGCTTTGCGCAAAAAAGCAGCATGAAACTGCTTAAACCGCTCGGCCAGCTCGGCGCGGGCGGTGGGCGTGTTGCGGTTGGTAAAGAAAATACCCGGTACGGATTGGTGCTGGCTCATTGCGGAGTAGGTGTATGACGGTAGCAGAGGTGTTAAATGACTTCATACGCAAGTACTTATAAGAAGATAACGCCGGCCGAAGGTTGCACCGCCAGCGGGCCGTTATCGGCCAGCAGCTGTTGGCTGTTAGCTATCAGCACAGTTAATTATCAGCATTTGGGAATTGACTAACAGCCAACAGCTGCTAGCCAACAGCCGATCGTAGCTTAGCGCCATGTTTGCGCCTGCCTCTCCGCCCCCGCCGCCCGTACGCTCGGCCGCCACGCGTATTCGCTCCATCGTGAGCGGCTCCATCGGCAACCTCGTGGAGTGGTACGACTGGTACGTGTACTCGGCCTTTGCTTTGTACTTCGCGCCGGCGTTTTTCCCACAGGGCAACCTCACGGCGCAGCTGCTCAACTCGGCCGCCATTTTTGCGGTGGGCTTTCTGATGCGGCCCCTGGGCGGGTGGCTGCTGGGCCTCTACGCCGACCGCCGCGGGCGCAAGGCCGCTTTGCTGCTCTCGGTGTTGCTGATGTGCGGCGGCTCGCTGCTGATTGCCCTTACGCCCGGCTACCAAAGCATTGGGGTGGCAGCGCCGATACTGCTGGTGCTGGCCCGGCTGCTGCAAGGCCTGAGCGTGGGCGGCGAGTACGGCACCTCGGCTACGTACCTGAGCGAAATGGCCCACCACCGGCACCGCGGCTTTTACTCCAGCTTTCAGTACGTAACGCTGCTGGCCGGGCAGCTGCTGGCCTTGCTGGTGCAGCTGGCTTTGCAGCGCCTGCTCACGCCCGCCGAGCTGCACGCCTGGGGCTGGCGCGTGCCCTTCGCGATTGGCGCCTTAGCCGCCGTGGTGGCCTTGTACCTGCGCCGCAGCATGCACGAAACCGACGCCTTTGTGCAGCAAACCAACAACCCGGCCCCGGCCGAAAGCAAGCTGCGCGTGCTGCTGCGCCACCCGCGCGAGCTGCTTACCGTGGTGGGGCTTACCCTAGGTGGCACCATCGCGTTTTACACCTTCACCACCTACGCCCAGAAGTTTCTGGTGAATACCGCGGGCTTCAGCAAAGCCGAGGCCACCCAAATTTCGTTTTGGGCGCTGGCGGTGGCCCTGCTGCTGCAACCCCTGATGGGCGCCCTCTCCGACCGCGTGGGCCGCCGCCCGGTGCTGCTGTTCTTTGGTGTGGGCGCCACCCTAGGTACTGTGCCGCTGCTCACGCTGCTGGCGCAGGCCCGCAGCCCGTGGGCGGCGTTTGGCCTGCTGGCGGTGGCCATGATTATCATGAGCGGCTATACCTCCATCAACGCGGTAGTAAAGGCCGAGCTGTTCCCAACGCACATCCGGGCCCTGGGGGTGGGCCTGCCCTACGCGCTTACGGTAGCCATTTTCGGGGGCTCGGCCGAGTACGGCGCCCTGCTGGCCAAAAGCCAGGGCATTGAGGCCGCTTACTACTGGTACGTAACGGCCTGCGCCGCCCTCTCGCTGCTGGTGTACTGGCGCATGGCCGATACCAAGCACACGTCGAGGATAGAGGTGTTAGGTGTTAGGTGTTAGGTGTTAGGTGCGTATTGCCGACCTAGGGTGCGGGTTACGCCGCCGTGCGCCCGTTTTCCGCGGCCCTGCACTCCCCTCACCCGTTTCAGTGCTTAGTACCGGGTACCCAATATTAAACTCACATCTGGCGCAGCCATGCGCTGGCGGTGTCGATATCGTCGAACGTGAGCACAAGCGGGCGCGTGGTGTGGCTCATCATCAAATCAGTAGAGAGGCGGCTGTAGACGTTGGGCGAGTACACCCAGGCGAAGAACTCGAGCCCGGCCTCGGCCATGGCCGGAAACCACACCTTGCCGCCCCACTCCGAGGCATCCGACCACATGCTGGTTACGTTGCGGTTGTCGTTGAGCACCTTGCGGCAACGCTCCTGCTTCAGGCACTCCAGCATTTGCAGGCAGCCGTTGCGCACCGAGTCGAAATCCTGCTCGCCGGTCCAGTCGACGTACAGCCACTCGTTCAGGTAATCGTAGGCAATGGTAACGTGGCTGTTTTGGTAGAGCGTGCTCAGGGCCATGGGTGCAATGGATGGTGCTTGGGGCCACAAAACTAACACAGCTACGGCACCCCGGCACAAATCCGTTGCGGGTAAGTACCATTGGCTCGGCATCCATCGGCCCACCTAGGGCCCGCACTTCGCTCAGCAGCGGGCCGGGGTATTTGCCCTGGGTTAGTTGCGCTCCTTCACCGGAAACTTGTCCAGAATGTCGCGGGCC
The sequence above is drawn from the Hymenobacter sp. YIM 151858-1 genome and encodes:
- a CDS encoding alpha/beta fold hydrolase, with translation MTPAELIITETDLGFAAGYTLRVQRLLPASPAAAPRPTLVFLHDSLGCIRLWRDFPARLAAATGCPALVYDRRGYGQSSAFADEARTNRYLEQEAPVLRQVLDACQLEQAILFGHSDGGSIALLAAALHPERVVGVITEGAHVFVEDLTLAGIRAAQQQYRSTNLPERLARYHGSKTDAVFRAWAGTWLAPAFRSWNIESYLPRVQCPLLVLQGEADEYGTAAQVQAIARQAGGPARSVLLPGAAHTPHKEAPTETLQLATDFVRQLCSS
- a CDS encoding PAS domain-containing protein, whose product is MLTTPSPTFPIERLQAALDAAHVGVWEMTLPERRPLWSGQCKVLFGFAPDQDITFEQVLAAVHPQDRPRLQQTVAQACNPAGTGRYENEYRVLEPGYHGRTRWIRSVGSAVFNPERTAAVLLQGFCIDITESKHTAAQAQQQQQQFEFLAESIPDMLWIARPDGSITYFNKRWSEYTGITLEEGLEWGWGPAMHPDDLSATIAALNRSLQSGQPYEKEFRMKSRTGEYRWFMGRGLPLLDAEGHILQWFGTCTDIHEQHLLREQLQAREAQFRAISNTIPQLAWMTEASGAIVWYNQRWYDYTGTTLEQMQGWGWEKVHHPEHYQRVYQRWAQALETGEPWQDVFPLRGRTGEYRWFLSQAAPLRDAAGNITRWFGTNTDITNLHELPYANNLQAL
- a CDS encoding YdeI/OmpD-associated family protein — encoded protein: MQPTFSFRARLQPNGLGFMPMLILIVPEDVVEGLGGKSVKRVIGTLNGFAIRRGLLPMRTGERYLMVSKALLKQANLQVGAEVTITLSPDPDPNYVELPEEFAEGLAEWPEAEQAFARLTPGRQRNLAHYIGTAKRPETRVQRVLGVLHQLATGGNPFRPPKMLPA
- a CDS encoding MFS transporter; translation: MFAPASPPPPPVRSAATRIRSIVSGSIGNLVEWYDWYVYSAFALYFAPAFFPQGNLTAQLLNSAAIFAVGFLMRPLGGWLLGLYADRRGRKAALLLSVLLMCGGSLLIALTPGYQSIGVAAPILLVLARLLQGLSVGGEYGTSATYLSEMAHHRHRGFYSSFQYVTLLAGQLLALLVQLALQRLLTPAELHAWGWRVPFAIGALAAVVALYLRRSMHETDAFVQQTNNPAPAESKLRVLLRHPRELLTVVGLTLGGTIAFYTFTTYAQKFLVNTAGFSKAEATQISFWALAVALLLQPLMGALSDRVGRRPVLLFFGVGATLGTVPLLTLLAQARSPWAAFGLLAVAMIIMSGYTSINAVVKAELFPTHIRALGVGLPYALTVAIFGGSAEYGALLAKSQGIEAAYYWYVTACAALSLLVYWRMADTKHTSRIEVLGVRC
- a CDS encoding DsbA family oxidoreductase → MKVEIWSDIVCPFCYIGKRRFEAALQQFAHADEVEVVWHSFELDANTQTAPGEQLYGRLAAKYGRSEAWARQMCADMTQTAAEVGLRFNFDIAVPANTFRAHRLVHLAAQHGKQDAAKERLFKAYLEEGLNIDDVATLQTLGAELGLAAEEVSRTLASDAFAQEVRHDEYQAQQIGVRGVPFFVFNDKYAVSGAQPAELFQEVLEKVYEEFKPAQPKAVVPLADGPACGPDGNC
- a CDS encoding DUF2141 domain-containing protein, whose product is MTLFQLALVAAVGNPLAALLPAAPHAPVATSSVTVVVSRLASKESAVKLYFYNVRESFLQPKQYAFFKVVRPDGQDRITLPVQLPHGEWAVAITQDVNNNDKLDKNFMGIPTEPYAFSNNVRPKLAPPRFDECKFRVSGNDLVVSIQLK
- a CDS encoding dipeptidase, yielding MRLRYLFPFIAASALSTSAAAQQEAKARKLHEQVFTVDTHADTPMNLVKPGFDLTKDHDPAEAKLDFPKLKRGGLDAVFWAVYMGQGPRTPEGNAAAKQEALKIFEAIHAAIKAHPLEIALATTPAQAVRIRKAGKRAIFIGIENGYPMGRDLGLLRQYYNLGARYLTLCHGTNNDLCDSSTDPNGPEYQGLSLLGVQAVAEMNRLGMMVDISHTSDSTFYDVLRVSKAPIIASHSAARAISDVPRNLSDDMLRALARHGGVVQLNLFSPYVRPLPPDAVRDAAVQAFNSKWKIKNFLNVYSLPEAEQKLALAEMDELSKRFPVPLATVQDAANQIDHIVRVAGIDHVGIGGDFDGGTELDGLRDVGEYPNLSIELVRRGYSRRDIEKIWSGNLFRVMRAVEKARAAGPAAAAGQ